Genomic DNA from Segatella copri:
ATTCCTTTAGGGCTCCTATCTGCTGGCTGTGGGAGCCCGAATCCATGTTCATTGCCATGTAGAGTCCCACCAGGAATCCTCCCAGGAAGATGGTGATGAGATATTCTGCCAGAAACAGGATGTAGTATAATATCGCTTTCAGCATAATGATGTCTTTTCTGTCTTTTTTCTTTATTCTAATTTGATTCTCGTATGATGTTATGAGGGGGGATGTCTATTCTGCGATGAGTTTGAATCCCACACCTCTGATGGTTTTCAGTTCTACGCCCGGTTCGTCTTCCAGCGCTGTGCGGATTTTCTTGATGAATACATCCAAACTTCTGGAAGCAAAATAGTCTTTGTCTTCCACGCCCCAGAAGCGGCTCAACACGGCTTCGCGGCGCACCACCTCGTTTTTGTTTACTGCCAGCAGTTCCAGAATCTTTGCCTCTCGTGCGGTGAGCATTTTCTGTTTACCATCCTGCGTATCTTTCAGAGTAGCATGGTCGGCATCTAGAATGTATTTACCCAGTTTTATCTGGTTGCTGGCGTTTTCGCTGCGGGCTCCGGCTTTCAGCTGAAGCAGGCTATGTATATGAGCATCAAGCTCTTCCGGAATAAACGGCTTCTTCACATAGTTGTTGGCCCCGGCGGCATAACCTGCCTTCAGGTCTTTCGGCGAGGTGAGTCCGGTGGTAAACAGAATTATGGTTTTTCCGTCAACCTCGCGTATTTTCTTCACCATTTCTATTCCGTCCATGATGGGCATGTCGATATCAGATACGATAACATCGGGCTGAAAGTCTTGCCACACTTTCAGTCCTTCCTTGCCGTTTACGGCAGTTTTCACCTCATATCCTCCGATGATATCTTCGAAGCAACTTTTCTCCATATAGGCGAGGTTTTCATCATCCTCTACCAGGAGCAGTTTAGTATTTGCCATAATCTTTTCAGTTTTTGATGATTACAGTTGCAAAGATACATTTTTTTTGTCAAAGAGCCATATAAAGAGGTGGAGATTAACTTAAAGATAACATTCATTCCTGAACTTTTGAAGGTACTATGGATTAGGAACGGGGAGTGATTAGGGGCGGGTATAAATTAGGTACGGATTACGCGGATTACACGGATTTATGGCGCAACTGCTAATAAACCATATCATAATCTCTAATAAAGAGTCGTGTAATCTGTGTAATCCGTGCCTAAATAATTATTGCTTGTCCGAGTCGATGAGGGCGAGTAGATGCTCTACTGCCACCTCCTGCGGAATATTCTTTTCTACGCAAACCTGCTTGCGGTAGAGGCTTACTCGGTTAGGACCGGCACCTACATAGCCGTAATCGGCATCCGCCATTTCGCCTGGACCATTCACGATACAGCCCATGATACCTATCTTCAGACCCTTGAGATGCTTGGTTGCCTCCTTGATTTTGGCGATGGTTTCACGAAGATCGTAGAGGGTTCTGCCGCATCCCGGACAACTGATATACTCGGTCTTGCTGGTGCGCAGACGGGCTGCCTGAAGTATTCCGAAAGCGGTTTCATCTATTGTCAGGGCAGGGATGTCTCCATTGTTCATCAGCCAGATACCATCGGTAAGACCATCAATCATCAAGGCTCCCATATCAGCAGCAGCCTCCAGCTGGAAGGCGCTCTTCTCCTCCTTGCTGTGCTGGTACATCTCGGCAAAGATCACAGGGTTCTTCAAGCCGGCATTCATCATCTCGTGAACCAATGCACGCTGGTCGCCCAGACGGTTCTGATGATTGCTTACGCAGATAACCACCACCTCAGGATGAGCCTTCAGGCAAGCGATATACTCATCGGCAGGAGTTCCAAACTGCAGGGTGAGGAACTTGACGTCTGCCTTGATGCTGGCGATGAGCGGCATTGCCATGGCAGGGAAGATAGGGTAGAGCTTGGCACCAGTAGTCTCTGGCTTGCTGTTCAGCGTCTCGTAAACATTGTAATCTACGATGTAGCTCTGGCCAGCCACAAACTGCTTAGGCATCTTGCCACCGATGTAGATATAGTCTGGAGTAGCATCCTTGTTCTCACAAGCGGTGCTCTCGCCGTTGATTCGGTTGCTGATAACCACCGGAACGTTGCTGCCGCCGATATTGCCTACAGCCACGGTTTCGCGGCGGGTAGGGCGCAGCCAGTCGAATGAAGGACAAGCTGTGGCAGGAATCATCAGATGCCCCTTCTTCTTGCCGATGTAATCTACCAGATGGCGTGCCACAGGAATCTCTGCAGCCGGTTCCTCGCTCAGGCTTACACGAACGGTATCGCCGATGCCATCAGCCAGGAGAGCACCGATACCTACGGCACTCTTGATTCTGCCATCTTCGCCTTCGCCAGCTTCGGTTACGCCGAGGTGGAGTGGGTAGTTCATGCCTTCCTTCTCCATTTCTTCAACTAGGAGGCGCATGGAGCGAACCATCACAACGGTATTGGATGACTTGATGCTGATAACCACATCGTGGAAATTCTCCTTCTTGCAGATGCGCAGAAACTCGAGACAGCTCTCTACGATGCCCTCTGGCGTATCGCCGTAGCGGTTACGGATGCGGTCGGAGAGTGAACCATGATTCACACCGATGCGGATGGCAGTATGATGCTCCTTGCAGATGTTGAGGAAAGGTACGAAGCGAACCTCAATCTTCTGAAGTTCGTGGGCATACTCCTCGTCGGTATATTCCTGCTTGATGAACTTGCGGGCAGGATCCACGTAGTTGCCAGGATTGACGCGCACTTTCTCACAATAGAGAGCAGCCACGTCGGCAACGTTAGGATTGAAGTGAACATCGGCTACGAGCGGAGTCCGATAGCCGTCGGCACGGATGCCGGCATTGATGTTTTTCATGTTCTCTGCCTCGCGGGAACCCTGAGTGGTGAAGCGCACCAGTTCGCCACCAGCCTTGATAATCTCCTCAGCCTGTTGTACGCAAGCCTCGGTATCATTGGTGTTGGTGGTGGTCATCGACTGGATGCGGATAGGATTATCGCCACCCAGGCCGAGGGCTCCGATATGTGCCACAGAAGAGGCACGGCGGGTATAATTGAATAAATCTACCATAATATATAAGATAAGATATGCCCCAAAAGAATGGGGCATATCACAATATTAGATTAATTACACTTGAAGTCGTATTTCACCTCAGCCAGGTCCTTGTTGGCCTTCTGGATCTTGGCACCGAGCCCCGCCTTCCAAGCCTCTACCTTCTGAGCCACTTCCTCATCGGCAAGGGCAATCATTTCAGCAGCGAGGATGGCAGCGTTCTGAGCCGCATTCACACCAACAGTAGCTACAGGAATGCCAGGAGGCATCTGGATGATGCTGAGCATGGCATCAAGACCATCGAGCATACCCTTGATAGGCACGCCGATTACTGGCAGAGGAGTAGATGCTGCGATAACACCAGGAAGGGCGGCAGCCATACCGGCAGCGGCGATGATAACCTTCACGCCACGCTCCTTGGCTCCCTTGGCGAATGACTCTACTGCATCTGGAGTGCGGTGAGCAGAAAGGGCATTAACCTCGAAAGGAATCTGGTTGTCGTTCAGCCACTTACATGCTTTTTCCATAACAGGCAGATCGCTTGTACTGCCCATAATAATGCTTACTAATGGTTTCATTTCTTCTTATATTTTATTATAAACTTTATATTACCAATATAGCACAGGTGGTTCCTATCAGAAATCCTGTAACTACCTGTGACAGCGTATGTTGTCGGAGTATCATGCGGGCACTTCCTACTGCGCCTGCCATCATCAGCACAAGGCAGAGCCACCACAGCGGATTGAAATTGAAGGCTACAGAATAAGACACCAGAGCTCCTGCCACACCTCCGATGGCTGCCGTATGGGTGCTGATCTTCCACCATACATTGATGAAGGCGCAAATCATCTGTATCGCCAGCGCTACCACTACGATGATGCTGATGACGCGAGGCGTATTGCGGTATTCCATCCAGAAAAAACAGCCGAAGTAACATACGATAGAGAGGATGTAAGGCACAATACGGCGCTCCTTCTTGCCCAGCTCACGCGAGGTCCAGCCTTGAACCATGCGGTAGAGGTGGATGAGTAGCGATGGAGCTACGACGGTCAGGAGGTAGACCATGCCCAGCATCACCAGTTTGTATCCTATCGGTAACAGCGACATATAACTGAAGATGAACAGAGCAATCAGTCCTACCATCGGCAGATAGAAGGGCGTGAAGATCATGCTCATGATGCGTGCTGTCAATATGATATTCTTCTCTTTCATAACACTAATAACGTATATATTCTTTTTATCTCTCAAATATTTTGTGGTGGGCCCCGGTTTCTTCCTGACTCATACCACTATCTTATTTCCTGAGTCGTGCCACCGGTATGCCCAGTTGCTCCCTATATTTTGCCACCGTACGTCGTGCGATAGGGAATCCCTTCTCCTTCAGCAGTTTGGCGAGTGCATCATCGCTGATCGGCTTTTTCTTGTCTTCTTTCTCGATGATGTCGTGCAGGGCAATCTTGATTTTGCGGGTAGACATCTCTTCGCCGTCTTCAGTGGTGTAGCTGTCTGTGAAGAAGAACTTCAGCGGGAAGGTGCCCCATTTAGTCTGGGCATACTTCACGTTGCTCACTCTCGAGATGGTACTGATGTCCAGTCCCGTGCGTTCTGCTACATCCTTCAGGATCATCGGTTTCAGGTCAGCCTCGTCTCCATCCAGGAAGAACTGCCGCTGTATGTCGATAATTGCCTTCATGGTGACGGTGAGGGTATGTCTTCTCTGCTTGATGGCTTCGATGAATCCCTGTGCCTTGTCCACCTTTTCCTTGGCGTAGAGCAGGGCTTCCTTGTCGCTCCGGCTCATCTTGTCTTTATGCTTCCTGTAGGTGTCAATCATGTCGGTGAATGATGGCGAAACCGTCAGTTGCGGAATGTTGCCACGGTTCAGCGAGAATGTAATCGTTCCGTCATCATTGGTGTCGATGATGAAGTCGGGGGTAATCTGCTGCATGTTTCTTCCCTCTGTTTCGCCCATCGATGCGCCCGGTTTCGGGTTCAGCTTTCTGATTTCTGCCTGCAGGGTTTCTACCTGTGTATCGTTCAGTTCCAGTCCTGCCTTGATCTTGTCCCAATGTTTCTTGGTAAACTCGTCAAAATAGTCGGTAAACACCTCTTCCATTGTCTTGCGGAGCACACCTCTTGGCAGTCTCTTAACCTGCAGCAGGAGGCATTCCTGCAGACTTCTTCCTCCTACACCGGCTGGGTCGAAGGTCTGTAGAATGTGGAGCACGTGCTCGATGTCTTTTTCCGTAACATCGATGTTGTGATAGATAGCGAGTTCATCGCAGATGCTGTCCAGGTCCTTGCGGAGCAGTCCGTCGTCATCCAGTGAACCTATGAGATATTCCATTACTTCCTTCTCCTTGTCGCTGAGCGGCTGCATGTCCATCTGTTCCTTCAGCTTATCATAGAAAGAGGTGGTGTCGCCGTAAACCATTTCTTCGTAGTCAGCGCTGTCCTGGTTGTTGTATCTGTCTGTATTGTAGTCAGGCATCTGGTCGTCTTTTCCGATGCTTTCCAGTGCCTGGTCCAGTTCGTCTTTTCTTTCTTCTTTTTCAGATTCTGCCTCGTAGGCATCCTCATTGCTGCTGTTGTCGTACTCATCATCTGCGGGCGAATCATCATTGGCGACATTCTCGTTGAGCATGTCGTCTGGGTTCTCGCTTTCCAGAGCGGGATTATCGTCTAGTTCTGCATTGATACTGTCTTCCAGTTCCGTGAGCGGCATTTCCAACAGTTTCACCTGCAGCATTTGCTGGGCTGAAAGTCTTTGAAGTTGCTGTAACTTCTGTGCCTGTGTCTGTATGAGTTTTTGAGCCATAATTACTTAAAGTATTCTTTTAGTTCGTTGGCAAGCTGGTAAAGCTTGTCTGGATTTCCGTTTCCGTATTGGTGCCAGATGTCGTTGCATGCTTCTAGCAGCGGGTGTATCAGCATATCTTCGCGGTTGAGATAGGGGTCGCAGTACATGAATACGCCCATCGCCTCGGCAATGACCTTCGGTGATGTCCTGATGAGTTTTCCCAGGTCGATGATTTCCGGTGTTTCCGGCACCATGGTGATTGGTGTAAGCTGGAAGTAGAGATCGAGGATGATGATGAGTTTCACGGGGGTGAGCGATGGTTCACTTTCCAGTGGTTCCCAGTTTTTCTCGAATGTTTCCTTCACTTCCACTCCCTCGAAGAACTGTATGGCGTTTCCGCAGCCGTTCATCTGCCTGATGCGCTGTATATCGCGCTTCAGTTTCTGTGGCTTATCGGCATACTTCTCCCATAGTCGCTTGATTCTCGGAGTCACCATTCTGAGTTTGAACATCTGTTCGTGCAGAAACTCAGGTGGAATATGCAGTTCCAGGCTCAAGTCGACCATCCCTTTCGAATAGAGAGGTTTCACGCCCATGGGCTTCTTCTGGTACAGCTGCAACAGCAGGAGCCAGTATTCTTCGTTCCAAAGAGGATGTCTTGCCATAATTTCCTATCTTTATATATCTTCTGCAAAATTACGACTTTTCGTTGGTAAAACAAAATAATTTGGCGGTTATTTTTTCTCAAACTGAACTTTCTCCAGTCTAGGAGTAAATGAGTTAAGTACTTTAAGGTGTTATGGCTATAGTCTTAGGCAAAGTTTTTATGTAGTAATACATATGTCCTAGCTCCTTTACCTAGGGGATAAAATAAAGAGCGCAACTTCGAATGATTTCGAAATTGCGCTCTTTTAATACGATATTCCCAAATTTCTCATAACTCAAGGGCTTTTTGTTACCCTTTCCATTACGGAGCCCGAAGCAGCAATTCTGCTCAGGCGTCATCTTTGGTTATCCCATACATTTGGATCTTTTTACCTTCAACTCACCTGTTGAAATTATCCTGTTAATCCTTGAATAAACAATCTTTAAATTTACCTTTAAACTAAAACCTAATAAAAAAACAACTAACAATCTTAAACCTAAAAACCTAATAACCTAAACTTTTTGTCGTCCTTGAATAAACAATCTTTTCTTTACCTTAACTAATACCGTTTCTCTGAATAAACAATCTTAAATTTACCTTTAAACTAACTAATAACCTAAAACAACTAACAATCTTAACCTAAAAACCTAATAACCTTTTTGTCTTATTGACGATGCAAAGGTACGACGATTTTCCGAACCCAC
This window encodes:
- a CDS encoding response regulator transcription factor; the encoded protein is MANTKLLLVEDDENLAYMEKSCFEDIIGGYEVKTAVNGKEGLKVWQDFQPDVIVSDIDMPIMDGIEMVKKIREVDGKTIILFTTGLTSPKDLKAGYAAGANNYVKKPFIPEELDAHIHSLLQLKAGARSENASNQIKLGKYILDADHATLKDTQDGKQKMLTAREAKILELLAVNKNEVVRREAVLSRFWGVEDKDYFASRSLDVFIKKIRTALEDEPGVELKTIRGVGFKLIAE
- a CDS encoding 4-hydroxy-3-methylbut-2-en-1-yl diphosphate synthase → MVDLFNYTRRASSVAHIGALGLGGDNPIRIQSMTTTNTNDTEACVQQAEEIIKAGGELVRFTTQGSREAENMKNINAGIRADGYRTPLVADVHFNPNVADVAALYCEKVRVNPGNYVDPARKFIKQEYTDEEYAHELQKIEVRFVPFLNICKEHHTAIRIGVNHGSLSDRIRNRYGDTPEGIVESCLEFLRICKKENFHDVVISIKSSNTVVMVRSMRLLVEEMEKEGMNYPLHLGVTEAGEGEDGRIKSAVGIGALLADGIGDTVRVSLSEEPAAEIPVARHLVDYIGKKKGHLMIPATACPSFDWLRPTRRETVAVGNIGGSNVPVVISNRINGESTACENKDATPDYIYIGGKMPKQFVAGQSYIVDYNVYETLNSKPETTGAKLYPIFPAMAMPLIASIKADVKFLTLQFGTPADEYIACLKAHPEVVVICVSNHQNRLGDQRALVHEMMNAGLKNPVIFAEMYQHSKEEKSAFQLEAAADMGALMIDGLTDGIWLMNNGDIPALTIDETAFGILQAARLRTSKTEYISCPGCGRTLYDLRETIAKIKEATKHLKGLKIGIMGCIVNGPGEMADADYGYVGAGPNRVSLYRKQVCVEKNIPQEVAVEHLLALIDSDKQ
- the purE gene encoding 5-(carboxyamino)imidazole ribonucleotide mutase, whose product is MKPLVSIIMGSTSDLPVMEKACKWLNDNQIPFEVNALSAHRTPDAVESFAKGAKERGVKVIIAAAGMAAALPGVIAASTPLPVIGVPIKGMLDGLDAMLSIIQMPPGIPVATVGVNAAQNAAILAAEMIALADEEVAQKVEAWKAGLGAKIQKANKDLAEVKYDFKCN
- a CDS encoding phosphatase PAP2 family protein, which gives rise to MKEKNIILTARIMSMIFTPFYLPMVGLIALFIFSYMSLLPIGYKLVMLGMVYLLTVVAPSLLIHLYRMVQGWTSRELGKKERRIVPYILSIVCYFGCFFWMEYRNTPRVISIIVVVALAIQMICAFINVWWKISTHTAAIGGVAGALVSYSVAFNFNPLWWLCLVLMMAGAVGSARMILRQHTLSQVVTGFLIGTTCAILVI
- the rpoN gene encoding RNA polymerase factor sigma-54 codes for the protein MAQKLIQTQAQKLQQLQRLSAQQMLQVKLLEMPLTELEDSINAELDDNPALESENPDDMLNENVANDDSPADDEYDNSSNEDAYEAESEKEERKDELDQALESIGKDDQMPDYNTDRYNNQDSADYEEMVYGDTTSFYDKLKEQMDMQPLSDKEKEVMEYLIGSLDDDGLLRKDLDSICDELAIYHNIDVTEKDIEHVLHILQTFDPAGVGGRSLQECLLLQVKRLPRGVLRKTMEEVFTDYFDEFTKKHWDKIKAGLELNDTQVETLQAEIRKLNPKPGASMGETEGRNMQQITPDFIIDTNDDGTITFSLNRGNIPQLTVSPSFTDMIDTYRKHKDKMSRSDKEALLYAKEKVDKAQGFIEAIKQRRHTLTVTMKAIIDIQRQFFLDGDEADLKPMILKDVAERTGLDISTISRVSNVKYAQTKWGTFPLKFFFTDSYTTEDGEEMSTRKIKIALHDIIEKEDKKKPISDDALAKLLKEKGFPIARRTVAKYREQLGIPVARLRK